The Streptomyces laurentii genome contains a region encoding:
- a CDS encoding cro/CI family transcriptional regulator (Helix-turn-helix XRE-family like proteins. Prokaryotic DNA binding proteins belonging to the xenobiotic response element family of transcriptional regulators; cd00093;~Predicted transcriptional regulators [Transcription]; COG1396;~Transcriptional regulator, Cro or CI family [Streptomyces venezuelae ATCC10712];~identified by MetaGeneAnnotator; putative;~non-specific DNA binding site [nucleotide binding];~salt bridge;~sequence-specific DNA binding site [nucleotide binding]): protein MTTVATDTSVSTSVGPLLRRWRLRRRLSQLELALRADSSARHISFVENGRSRPSEEMVLRLAEHLDVPVRERNALLLAAGYAPRYAESALDDPRLDTLREGIERLLRGYEPYPAIVVDGTYTVVAANQGMQAFLTGLPEHLLTPPLNAMRITLHPQGLAPRIRNLREWRGHLLAQMERQIALARSSALRALYEEVAAYPLPEGTTDPDDREDPEPYPYFALPLRIEHDGRLLSFVSSISTFNTPMDVTVAELAIETMLPADEATVSYLRSLTA, encoded by the coding sequence ATGACGACTGTCGCGACCGACACGAGTGTGAGTACGAGCGTGGGCCCGCTGCTGCGCCGCTGGCGGCTGCGGCGGCGGCTGAGCCAACTGGAGCTGGCGCTGCGCGCCGACTCGTCCGCACGGCACATCTCCTTCGTCGAGAACGGCCGCTCGCGGCCCAGCGAGGAGATGGTGCTGCGGCTCGCCGAACACCTCGACGTACCGGTGCGCGAGCGCAACGCCCTGCTGCTCGCGGCGGGTTACGCCCCGCGCTACGCGGAGTCCGCCCTCGACGACCCGCGGCTCGACACGCTGCGGGAGGGCATCGAGCGGCTGCTGCGGGGCTACGAGCCGTATCCGGCGATCGTCGTCGACGGCACGTACACCGTGGTGGCGGCCAATCAGGGCATGCAGGCGTTCCTCACCGGTCTGCCCGAGCATCTGCTGACCCCGCCGCTGAACGCCATGCGGATCACCCTGCACCCGCAGGGTCTCGCGCCGCGCATCCGCAATCTGCGCGAATGGCGGGGCCATCTGCTGGCCCAGATGGAGCGTCAGATCGCATTGGCCCGTTCGTCGGCGCTGCGCGCGCTGTACGAGGAGGTGGCGGCGTACCCGCTGCCCGAGGGCACCACGGACCCGGACGACCGGGAGGACCCGGAGCCCTACCCGTACTTCGCGCTGCCGCTGCGGATCGAACACGATGGCCGGCTGCTGTCGTTCGTGTCGTCCATCTCGACCTTCAACACGCCGATGGACGTGACCGTCGCCGAGCTGGCCATCGAGACGATGCTCCCGGCCGACGAGGCGACGGTCTCCTATCTGCGGTCGCTCACGGCGTAG
- a CDS encoding hypothetical protein (identified by MetaGeneAnnotator; putative;~sequence version:1), with protein sequence MTSTGRPSSAPDRSAAAAASTRSTPGPRRPGVRGRVGAFARRPYTDRHWPDLVALCAATLFFWASLTPSLVPRPWYLQGVIGGITAAIGYALGATLAWVVRLLLRRRPGERLWARLWQAYWLLAPALSVGCIAESARLQRQLRVLQELPPSLTWHAPVIALIAVAIWLALLLAGRGVRLGARALIRLLGRLLPRPAAHALGALLTAIAVLVGVRDVVFDRGVVDLADRIAEATNDGTKEGIHRPASRHVSGGPGSLIDWRDLGYQGRNFTGSVPTRDRIGAWTGEPARDPVRVYVPSALPAVFADERPFAAQARLAVRELTRTGAFDRAVLAVAGTTGTGWIDPNVAEPLEYMYGGDTAIVAVQYSYLPSWVSFLVDKEKAGQATRALLDAVRAELDRRPADRRPRLVVTGESLGAYAVETSFDSADDLLASTDGALLLGAPNFSPISEEIRRDRDPGSPVWRPQYEDGAHYRFAQFPRTDLARPPARWEFPRAVYLQNASDPVVWWSPDLLFKRPAWLDGQLGPDITPRSTGSRSSPSGRHRSTWPCRTGYRHRTDTATAPAPSTAGPPSSRPTAGRPPTPTGCARTSDSAPPPTDGGRTEDKPRTSRGQAEGKPGQARGEPWPYLRGHRPARRTPT encoded by the coding sequence ATGACTTCGACCGGCCGGCCGTCCTCCGCACCCGACCGGTCCGCCGCGGCGGCCGCGTCGACTCGCTCGACCCCCGGCCCCCGACGCCCCGGCGTCCGGGGCCGGGTGGGCGCCTTCGCCCGCCGTCCGTACACCGACCGCCACTGGCCCGACCTCGTCGCGCTCTGCGCCGCCACCCTCTTCTTCTGGGCCTCCCTCACCCCCTCCCTGGTGCCCCGCCCTTGGTATCTCCAGGGCGTGATCGGCGGCATCACCGCCGCCATCGGCTACGCGCTCGGCGCCACCCTCGCCTGGGTCGTCCGGCTGCTGCTCCGCCGCCGTCCCGGCGAACGCCTATGGGCCCGGCTCTGGCAGGCGTACTGGCTGCTCGCCCCCGCCCTCTCGGTCGGCTGCATCGCCGAAAGCGCCCGGCTCCAGCGCCAGTTGCGGGTCCTCCAGGAACTGCCGCCCTCGCTGACCTGGCACGCCCCGGTGATCGCGCTCATCGCGGTCGCCATCTGGCTCGCCCTGCTGCTCGCCGGCCGCGGCGTCCGGCTCGGCGCCCGCGCGCTCATACGCCTCCTCGGACGGCTGCTGCCCCGGCCCGCCGCCCACGCGCTCGGCGCGCTGCTCACCGCCATCGCCGTACTCGTCGGCGTCCGCGACGTCGTCTTCGACCGCGGGGTCGTCGACCTCGCCGACCGCATCGCCGAGGCCACCAACGACGGAACCAAGGAGGGCATCCACCGCCCCGCGTCCCGGCACGTCTCCGGCGGCCCCGGCTCCCTGATCGACTGGCGGGACCTCGGCTACCAGGGCCGCAACTTCACCGGCTCGGTCCCCACCCGCGACCGCATCGGAGCCTGGACCGGCGAGCCCGCCCGCGACCCGGTCCGCGTCTACGTCCCCTCCGCGCTCCCCGCCGTCTTCGCCGACGAGCGGCCGTTCGCCGCCCAGGCGCGGCTCGCCGTCCGTGAACTCACCCGCACCGGCGCCTTCGACCGCGCGGTCCTCGCCGTCGCCGGCACCACGGGAACCGGCTGGATCGACCCGAACGTCGCCGAGCCGCTGGAGTACATGTACGGCGGCGATACCGCGATCGTCGCCGTCCAGTACTCGTACCTGCCCTCCTGGGTGTCCTTCCTCGTCGACAAGGAGAAGGCCGGCCAGGCCACCCGCGCCCTCCTCGACGCCGTCCGCGCCGAACTCGACCGCCGCCCCGCGGACCGCCGGCCCCGGCTCGTCGTCACCGGCGAGAGCCTCGGCGCCTACGCCGTCGAGACGTCCTTCGACAGCGCCGACGACCTGCTGGCCTCGACCGACGGGGCGCTGCTGCTCGGCGCGCCGAACTTCTCCCCGATCTCCGAGGAGATCCGCCGCGACCGCGACCCGGGCAGCCCGGTCTGGCGCCCCCAGTACGAGGACGGCGCGCACTACCGCTTCGCCCAGTTCCCGCGGACGGACCTCGCCCGGCCCCCGGCCCGCTGGGAGTTCCCGCGCGCCGTCTACCTCCAGAACGCCTCCGACCCGGTCGTCTGGTGGTCCCCGGACCTGCTCTTCAAGCGTCCCGCCTGGCTCGACGGACAGCTCGGCCCGGACATCACCCCGAGATCGACTGGTTCCCGTTCGTCGCCTTCTGGCAGACATCGGTCGACATGGCCGTGTCGTACGGGGTACAGGCACCGCACGGACACCGCTACGGCACCGGCGCCGTCGACGGCTGGGCCGCCGTCGTCCCGCCCGACGGCTGGACGGCCGCCGACACCGACCGGCTGCGCGCGTACATCGGACAGCGCCCCGCCGCCTACTGACGGCGGCAGGACGGAGGACAAGCCGAGGACAAGCCGAGGACAAGCCGAGGGCAAGCCGGGGCAGGCCAGGGGTGAGCCCTGGCCTTACCTCCGAGGTCATCGACCCGCGCGACGGACCCCGACATGA
- a CDS encoding hypothetical protein (identified by MetaGeneAnnotator; putative;~sequence version:1) encodes MPVDLFAVLNALLRAEASRKDRRTREDRPAGPTGSSGPSGSSGSSGSSGPVLVPRAAEPEAGSRPEARTEPRTEPRAELRSEPRVEPRTAPRAEPEPDVDSRVG; translated from the coding sequence ATGCCCGTCGACCTCTTCGCCGTGCTCAACGCGCTGCTGCGCGCGGAAGCCTCCCGCAAGGACCGCCGCACCCGCGAGGACCGCCCCGCCGGCCCGACCGGTTCATCGGGTCCATCCGGCTCGTCCGGCTCGTCCGGCTCGTCCGGCCCGGTCCTCGTGCCCCGCGCCGCCGAACCCGAGGCCGGCTCCCGCCCCGAAGCCCGTACCGAGCCACGCACGGAACCACGTGCCGAACTCCGTAGCGAACCCCGCGTCGAACCCCGTACCGCGCCGCGCGCCGAACCGGAGCCGGACGTGGACAGCCGCGTGGGCTGA
- a CDS encoding outer membrane protein romA (Metallo-beta-lactamase superfamily; cl00446;~Predicted Zn-dependent hydrolases of the beta-lactamase fold [General function prediction only];~identified by MetaGeneAnnotator; putative;~outer membrane protein romA [Streptomyces sp. PAMC26508]) has product MEITWWGHATCTVEDSGVRFLTDPLFARRFAHLRRRRGAVPPPQAAHAEAVLVSHLHADHLHLPSLARLAPGTRVFVPRGALAAVPALRRLGGRGLRLTELAPGESAAVDGVRVRAVPASHDGRRIPVGPQRSPALGYVVEGEARTYFAGDTGLFDGMADAVGPVDVALLPVGGWGPFLGHGHLNAGRAAEALAALSPAAAVPVHYGTYWPIGMDAVRPHEFHSPGDEFVRHATLIAPKVAVHRLGHGERVRPEVAR; this is encoded by the coding sequence GTGGAGATCACCTGGTGGGGTCATGCCACCTGCACGGTCGAGGACTCCGGGGTCCGTTTCCTCACCGATCCGCTCTTCGCGCGCCGGTTCGCGCACCTGCGGCGCCGGCGCGGCGCCGTGCCGCCGCCGCAGGCCGCCCACGCCGAGGCGGTACTCGTCTCCCATCTGCACGCCGACCATCTGCATCTGCCCTCCCTCGCCCGGCTCGCCCCGGGCACCCGGGTCTTCGTGCCGCGCGGCGCGCTCGCGGCCGTACCGGCGCTGCGCCGGCTCGGCGGGCGGGGGCTCCGGCTCACCGAGCTCGCGCCGGGCGAGTCGGCGGCGGTCGACGGCGTACGGGTACGGGCCGTGCCCGCGTCGCACGACGGGCGCCGGATCCCGGTCGGCCCGCAGCGCTCCCCCGCGCTCGGCTACGTGGTCGAGGGCGAGGCCCGTACCTACTTCGCCGGGGACACCGGACTGTTCGACGGCATGGCCGACGCGGTCGGCCCGGTGGACGTGGCGCTGCTGCCGGTCGGCGGCTGGGGTCCGTTCCTCGGGCACGGTCATCTGAACGCCGGGCGCGCCGCGGAGGCCCTCGCCGCGCTGTCGCCGGCCGCCGCGGTGCCGGTGCACTACGGCACGTACTGGCCCATCGGCATGGACGCGGTGCGGCCGCACGAATTCCACTCCCCCGGCGACGAGTTCGTCCGGCACGCCACCCTGATCGCCCCGAAGGTCGCGGTGCACCGGCTCGGTCACGGCGAACGGGTCCGGCCGGAGGTGGCGCGGTGA
- a CDS encoding hypothetical protein (identified by MetaGeneAnnotator; putative;~sequence version:1): MRSLVRYALAVLLVFAALLGAGAGAGAAAAETETRSAAAPADPGPETHDEAEDEDAVPVGGVRRPAPPRRARRVPAAAAPAPVPVPPPPALGDGVSRSTVMRC; encoded by the coding sequence GTGAGGTCCCTCGTCCGGTACGCGCTCGCGGTGCTGCTCGTGTTCGCCGCGCTGCTCGGCGCGGGCGCCGGAGCGGGGGCCGCGGCCGCCGAGACCGAGACGCGGAGCGCGGCCGCGCCGGCCGATCCCGGGCCGGAGACCCACGACGAGGCCGAGGACGAGGACGCGGTGCCCGTAGGAGGGGTACGGCGTCCCGCGCCGCCCCGGCGGGCCCGGCGCGTACCGGCCGCCGCGGCCCCCGCCCCCGTTCCCGTACCGCCCCCGCCCGCCCTGGGTGACGGTGTCTCCCGTTCGACGGTGATGCGGTGCTGA
- a CDS encoding pterin-4-alpha-carbinolamine dehydratase (DCoH /HNF-1 dimer interaction site [polypeptide binding];~DCoH dimer interaction site [polypeptide binding];~DCoH tetramer interaction site [polypeptide binding];~PCD_DCoH: The bifunctional protein pterin-4alpha-carbinolamine dehydratase (PCD), also known as DCoH (dimerization cofactor of hepatocyte nuclear factor-1), is both a transcription activator and a metabolic enzyme. DCoH stimulates gene expression by...; cd00488;~Pterin-4-alpha-carbinolamine dehydratase [Streptomyces venezuelae ATCC10712];~aromatic arch;~identified by MetaGeneAnnotator; putative;~substrate binding site [chemical binding]), with the protein MPTEPLSQKEIEDRLRELPGWSVTDSRLTRDYRLADHFAATAFVVHIAQIQQELDHHSDLTLGYDTVAVSVHTHSAGGALTEKDFALAERVRAAAPGHGAA; encoded by the coding sequence GTGCCCACAGAACCCCTGTCGCAGAAGGAGATCGAGGACCGGCTGCGGGAGCTGCCCGGCTGGTCCGTCACCGACAGCCGGCTCACCCGCGACTACCGTCTCGCCGACCACTTCGCGGCCACCGCCTTCGTCGTCCACATCGCCCAGATCCAGCAGGAGTTGGACCACCACAGCGATCTGACGCTCGGGTACGACACCGTCGCGGTCTCCGTGCACACCCACTCGGCGGGCGGCGCCCTCACGGAGAAGGACTTCGCCCTCGCCGAACGGGTCCGGGCGGCGGCCCCGGGGCACGGGGCGGCGTGA
- a CDS encoding integral membrane protein (identified by MetaGeneAnnotator; putative;~integral membrane protein [Streptomyces pristinaespiralis ATCC25486]) gives MSQALLTGLARTSVPRTALRRFLALDAVVTGANGIAYLAASGPLAELLGVGRTLLLGIGAFLTVYAAGVAWLASRPRPAALGVRAVIEANLGWVVASVAALVLWLEPTVAGEVWTLLQAGTVAGFAALQWAALRAATP, from the coding sequence ATGTCCCAGGCCCTGCTCACCGGTCTCGCCCGCACCTCCGTGCCGCGCACCGCGCTGCGCCGCTTCCTCGCCCTTGACGCCGTCGTCACCGGCGCGAACGGCATCGCCTACCTCGCCGCCTCCGGCCCGCTCGCCGAACTCCTCGGCGTCGGGCGTACGTTGCTGCTCGGCATCGGCGCCTTCCTCACCGTGTACGCGGCGGGCGTCGCCTGGCTCGCGAGCCGCCCGCGGCCGGCCGCGCTCGGCGTCCGCGCCGTCATCGAGGCCAATCTCGGATGGGTGGTGGCGAGCGTCGCCGCCCTGGTCCTCTGGCTGGAGCCGACCGTCGCGGGCGAGGTCTGGACCCTCCTCCAGGCCGGCACCGTCGCGGGCTTCGCCGCGCTCCAGTGGGCCGCGCTGCGCGCCGCTACGCCGTGA
- a CDS encoding hypothetical protein (Hypothetical protein XNR_0419 [Streptomyces albus J1074];~identified by MetaGeneAnnotator; putative), translating into MDDVRVAAIASLTPLEELDDDPFLVDTRSQHAMCARWADDNGYVVTRRLLCYGLRPDHDALWADVDEGAVDVFVAPNERVLARALTDVSGFLAECVRRGVRLETAGFDEPAYDGPMKAGVHRRLSMPTAGYDGS; encoded by the coding sequence ATGGACGACGTTCGGGTGGCGGCGATCGCCAGCCTCACCCCGCTCGAAGAGCTCGACGACGACCCCTTCCTGGTCGACACCCGCAGCCAGCACGCCATGTGCGCCCGCTGGGCCGACGACAACGGCTACGTGGTGACCCGGAGACTCCTCTGCTACGGCCTCAGACCCGACCACGACGCGCTGTGGGCGGACGTCGACGAGGGGGCCGTGGACGTCTTCGTCGCGCCGAACGAACGCGTGCTGGCCCGCGCGCTGACGGACGTCTCCGGCTTCCTCGCGGAGTGCGTCCGGCGCGGGGTGCGCCTGGAGACCGCGGGGTTCGACGAACCGGCGTACGACGGGCCCATGAAGGCGGGTGTGCACCGCCGGCTCTCGATGCCCACGGCCGGATACGACGGCTCCTGA
- a CDS encoding arginine or ornithine antiporter arcD (Arginine or ornithine antiporter ArcD [Streptomyces venezuelae ATCC10712];~arginine:agmatin antiporter; Provisional;~identified by MetaGeneAnnotator; putative), giving the protein MSDERRTTRMSTAPTAAGQDPTPVPACDPVTAPVLDQDPALDRDPVTGTAPVAGTTPDGTTPEGGSPDGHPAGKHARRFGLPVATALVMGNIIGGGIFLLPASVAPFGTISLLAFGVLTLGAIALALVFGRLARRLPKTGGPYVYARAAFGDFAGFLAAWSYWITAWVSNAALAVAAVGYLDVLVPVHESKLLTIVAALSFQWLPGLANLAGTRYVGAVQVVATVLKFVPLLLVAVGGFFFFDPANLGPFQASEGSPIGAISASAAILLFSYLGVESAAVSAGEVRDPRRNVGRATVLGTLGAAVLYLVGTLSVFGTVAHDKLVHSTAPFSDATNIMFGGSWGGVAVACMAMVSILGALNGWTLLSAQAPYAAARDGLFPKAFTIKRRGVPTFGVVVTVALASMLTIYNYTAGTKGVFEMLVLVTTFTATVPYLLSTAAQIYFLLSGQGEKVSRAHLVRDGVLALAAFGFSIWLVAGAGYEAVYQGVLFLFVGVLVYAVMAARKGRAARTANGENGENGEGAEVGAPLVNTAAE; this is encoded by the coding sequence TTGTCCGACGAGAGGCGCACCACCCGCATGAGCACGGCCCCCACCGCCGCAGGCCAGGACCCCACCCCGGTCCCGGCCTGCGACCCGGTCACGGCCCCGGTCCTCGACCAGGACCCGGCCCTCGACCGCGACCCCGTCACCGGTACCGCACCGGTCGCCGGCACCACCCCGGACGGCACCACTCCGGAGGGCGGGAGCCCGGACGGACACCCGGCCGGCAAGCACGCCCGCCGCTTCGGCCTTCCCGTCGCCACCGCCCTGGTCATGGGCAACATCATCGGCGGCGGCATCTTCCTCCTTCCGGCGTCCGTCGCCCCGTTCGGCACCATCAGCCTGCTGGCCTTCGGCGTGCTGACCCTCGGCGCGATCGCCCTGGCCCTGGTCTTCGGCCGGCTCGCCCGCCGCCTCCCGAAGACCGGCGGCCCCTACGTCTACGCCCGCGCCGCCTTCGGCGACTTCGCCGGCTTCCTCGCCGCCTGGTCGTACTGGATCACCGCCTGGGTCTCCAACGCGGCGCTCGCCGTGGCCGCCGTCGGCTACCTCGACGTCCTCGTCCCCGTACACGAGTCGAAGCTCCTGACCATCGTCGCCGCGCTGTCCTTCCAGTGGCTGCCCGGCCTCGCCAACCTGGCCGGCACCCGGTACGTCGGCGCCGTGCAGGTCGTCGCGACCGTGCTCAAGTTCGTCCCGCTGCTCCTGGTCGCCGTCGGCGGGTTCTTCTTCTTCGACCCCGCCAACCTCGGGCCCTTCCAGGCGAGCGAGGGCAGCCCGATCGGCGCGATCTCGGCGTCCGCCGCGATCCTGCTGTTCAGCTACCTCGGCGTCGAGTCCGCCGCCGTCAGCGCCGGCGAGGTCCGCGACCCGCGCCGCAACGTCGGCCGTGCCACCGTCCTCGGCACCCTCGGCGCCGCCGTGCTCTACCTGGTCGGCACTCTCTCGGTCTTCGGCACCGTCGCCCACGACAAGCTGGTCCACTCCACCGCGCCCTTCTCCGACGCCACGAACATCATGTTCGGCGGGTCCTGGGGCGGTGTGGCCGTCGCCTGCATGGCGATGGTCTCGATCCTCGGCGCGCTCAACGGCTGGACCCTGCTCAGCGCCCAGGCGCCGTACGCCGCCGCCCGCGACGGGCTGTTCCCGAAGGCCTTCACCATCAAGCGGCGCGGCGTCCCCACGTTCGGCGTCGTCGTCACCGTGGCCCTCGCCTCGATGCTGACGATCTACAACTACACGGCCGGCACCAAGGGCGTCTTCGAGATGCTGGTCCTGGTCACCACCTTCACGGCCACCGTGCCGTATCTGCTCTCCACGGCCGCCCAGATCTATTTCCTGCTCTCCGGGCAGGGCGAGAAGGTCTCCCGGGCGCACCTCGTCCGCGACGGCGTGCTGGCCCTCGCCGCCTTCGGTTTCTCGATCTGGCTGGTCGCGGGCGCCGGATACGAGGCCGTCTACCAGGGCGTCCTCTTCCTCTTCGTGGGCGTTCTCGTGTACGCGGTGATGGCGGCCCGCAAGGGCCGCGCCGCCCGGACCGCGAACGGCGAGAACGGCGAGAACGGCGAGGGTGCCGAGGTGGGCGCGCCGCTGGTCAACACTGCCGCGGAGTGA
- a CDS encoding type I phosphodiesterase/nucleotide pyrophosphatase (Membrane protein of unknown function; pfam04020;~Type I phosphodiesterase/nucleotide pyrophosphatase [Streptomyces fulvissimus DSM40593];~UniProt-pubmed:11572948; UniProt-pubmed:20624727; UniProt-pubmed:21463507; UniProt-pubmed:18375553; UniProt-pubmed:20581206; UniProt-pubmed:12000953; UniProt-pubmed:20064060;~identified by MetaGeneAnnotator; putative) translates to MKGEQGVGERRGRSGHWRSAGSALLRVITVWAVSTLTLLVLAAVLPDFRLQSHDGDSVTRIALTAAWGAGAFGLLGALVWRLIVRALLLVPALVLGLLVFFLNGSLLLLALRLIPDGRGAVAPETAVVVAAVMSAVASATSTALAVRDDEAYRRRLYRLTDRTRPRIARGGPEAAPGTVFLQLDGVGHRVLRDAVADGRMPTVAEWLDRTHTLTPWRTDWSSQTGASQLGILHGSNEDVPAFRWYEKDTGRLMVSNRPASAVELQRRAVERTGHGGLLAHDGASRGNLFGGGAEQLALVLSMAARRGPLNRSRAGYFAYFSDPANAVRTAGSLLAEVLREMVQSTRALLRRDTPRVSRGGLYPFVRAFATVVERDVVVSAVMGDMLAGRSAVYADLVAYDEVAHHSGPRGRDTDQVLARLDRSIALIAKVAEHAPRPYRIVLLSDHGQSPGETFASAYGLTLRDLVRAGCGLAVPRRVRRTHSGSEARDAAREALRGALHRPVDQEGEAGPEGQEAAAVAAARAPEPVVLASGNLGLVSFPGVPHRMTREEMDRLHPALLRTLAEHPGIGFLLVASEEHGSVVLARGGVEAPLAELTDEAPGPLAGFGPGAADAVRRTDGFPHVADIMVNSMHDPATGGVHAFEEQIGSHGGLGGEQGEPFLLWPRELTPQPPEGLVGAERVHRVLAGWLRESGGPQVPLEISLPSDQTEAVLPVDGPPRRDKHG, encoded by the coding sequence GTGAAAGGCGAACAAGGCGTGGGCGAACGGCGAGGGCGGTCAGGCCACTGGCGCAGCGCGGGCAGCGCGCTGCTGCGCGTGATCACGGTGTGGGCCGTCTCCACCCTGACCCTGCTGGTCCTCGCCGCCGTGCTGCCCGACTTCCGGCTCCAGTCCCACGACGGCGACAGCGTCACCCGTATCGCGCTCACCGCCGCCTGGGGTGCGGGGGCCTTCGGCCTGCTCGGCGCGCTCGTGTGGCGGCTGATCGTCCGGGCCCTGCTGCTCGTGCCCGCGCTGGTCCTCGGCCTGCTGGTGTTCTTCCTCAACGGCTCGCTGCTGCTCCTCGCGCTCCGGCTCATCCCCGACGGGCGCGGCGCCGTCGCCCCGGAGACGGCCGTCGTGGTCGCCGCCGTGATGTCCGCCGTCGCCTCGGCCACCTCCACCGCCCTCGCGGTCCGGGACGACGAGGCGTACCGGCGCCGGCTGTACCGGCTCACCGACCGCACCCGCCCGCGGATCGCCCGCGGCGGCCCCGAGGCCGCCCCCGGCACCGTCTTCCTCCAGCTCGACGGCGTCGGCCACCGGGTGCTGCGCGACGCCGTCGCCGACGGCCGGATGCCCACCGTCGCCGAGTGGCTGGACCGGACCCACACCCTCACCCCGTGGCGTACGGACTGGTCGAGCCAGACCGGCGCCAGCCAACTCGGCATCCTGCACGGCTCCAACGAGGACGTGCCCGCCTTCCGCTGGTACGAGAAGGACACCGGCCGTCTCATGGTGTCCAACCGGCCGGCGAGCGCCGTCGAACTCCAGCGCCGCGCCGTCGAGCGCACCGGCCACGGCGGACTGCTCGCCCACGACGGCGCCTCGCGCGGCAACCTGTTCGGCGGCGGCGCCGAGCAGCTCGCGCTCGTCCTGTCGATGGCGGCCCGCCGGGGCCCGCTCAATCGCTCGCGCGCCGGCTACTTCGCGTACTTCTCCGACCCCGCCAACGCCGTCCGCACCGCCGGCTCGCTCCTCGCCGAGGTGCTGCGCGAGATGGTCCAGTCGACCCGCGCCCTGCTGCGCCGCGACACTCCGCGCGTCTCGCGCGGCGGGCTCTATCCCTTCGTCCGGGCCTTCGCCACGGTAGTGGAGCGCGACGTGGTGGTCTCGGCCGTGATGGGCGACATGCTCGCCGGGCGGAGCGCCGTCTACGCGGACCTGGTGGCGTACGACGAGGTCGCCCACCACTCCGGCCCCCGCGGCCGCGACACCGACCAGGTGCTCGCCCGGCTCGACCGGTCGATCGCCCTGATCGCGAAGGTCGCCGAGCACGCGCCCCGCCCGTACCGGATCGTGCTCCTGTCCGACCACGGGCAGAGCCCGGGGGAGACCTTCGCCTCCGCGTACGGGCTGACGCTGCGCGATCTCGTACGGGCCGGGTGCGGGCTGGCCGTGCCGCGCCGGGTCCGCCGGACCCACAGCGGATCGGAGGCCCGGGACGCGGCCCGCGAGGCGCTGCGCGGCGCGCTGCACCGGCCGGTGGACCAGGAGGGCGAGGCCGGTCCGGAGGGGCAGGAGGCGGCGGCGGTGGCCGCGGCCCGGGCGCCCGAGCCGGTGGTGCTGGCCTCCGGGAACCTGGGCCTGGTGTCGTTCCCGGGCGTGCCGCACCGGATGACCCGGGAGGAGATGGACCGGCTGCACCCGGCGCTGCTGCGTACCCTCGCCGAGCACCCGGGGATCGGGTTCCTGCTGGTCGCGAGCGAGGAGCACGGCTCGGTGGTGCTGGCCCGCGGCGGGGTCGAGGCGCCGCTCGCGGAGCTGACCGACGAGGCGCCGGGGCCGCTCGCCGGGTTCGGGCCGGGCGCGGCGGACGCGGTGCGGCGCACCGACGGCTTCCCGCATGTCGCCGACATCATGGTCAACTCGATGCACGACCCGGCGACGGGCGGCGTGCACGCCTTCGAGGAGCAGATCGGGTCGCACGGCGGCCTGGGCGGTGAGCAGGGCGAACCGTTCCTGCTCTGGCCGCGCGAGCTGACGCCGCAGCCCCCGGAGGGGCTGGTGGGGGCCGAGCGGGTGCACCGGGTGCTGGCGGGCTGGTTGAGGGAGAGCGGCGGCCCGCAGGTACCGCTGGAGATTTCCCTGCCGAGCGACCAAACGGAAGCAGTTCTTCCGGTTGATGGACCGCCGCGGCGGGACAAACACGGGTGA